The window TCGACACTATAGAACATATCGAATACCCGGCGCCGTTCATGCTCTGGAATGCCCGGCCCTTTGTCAATAATATCGATTGTAATTGCATTATTCTCTATTATTGCAGCCGTGATGACGATAGGAACATCCCGTGGTGAAAATTTTGCTGCATTCTCCAACGCATTGAAAATGGCTTGTTCAAGCAAGGCTGGATGTGCATAAATTAGGCCGGTGTCAGATGCAATACGGGCGTGCACAATAACATCCGGCATATATTTTTTCAGCCGTCGAGTGGCATAGCCGATCAGTTCATCCACTCCGATCCAGTCCCGCGATAAGGTAAGACCGTCATGCCCCAGGCGGGTCATATCAAGCAGATTCTGTATATACCGATCTAACCTTTGTCCCTCTGCATAAATGCCATCCAGTAATGCCAGACGATCATCCTCTTGCATATCTTTGCCATAGTTTCTCAGACTTTCAGATGCCCCGATAATGGATGATAAGGGCGAACGAAGATCGTGTGATACTGAAGACAATAAAGCTGATCTTAGTCGCTCTGTCTCGCCGACAACACGCGCCTGTTCAAGCTGGGTCACCAACTCTGTACGAATCGCTGC of the Advenella mimigardefordensis DPN7 genome contains:
- a CDS encoding sensor histidine kinase translates to MQGEHQVLGVIGLQFPPDLTKLTFEQRRLAQAMVEDIGQAAIRTELVTQLEQARVVGETERLRSALLSSVSHDLRSPLSSIIGASESLRNYGKDMQEDDRLALLDGIYAEGQRLDRYIQNLLDMTRLGHDGLTLSRDWIGVDELIGYATRRLKKYMPDVIVHARIASDTGLIYAHPALLEQAIFNALENAAKFSPRDVPIVITAAIIENNAITIDIIDKGPGIPEHERRRVFDMFYSVENADSGKAGTGLGLTIVQAIVRAHMGTVEALQGEDNIGTTIRITLPSGN